Proteins encoded by one window of Bacillota bacterium:
- a CDS encoding DUF3787 domain-containing protein, producing MYKPKHQQDRKVALQGLKRKRYSLPVEEHTTAAWANIERQKPESGVHIPSEFHVVEGREWVEENKK from the coding sequence ATGTACAAGCCTAAGCATCAACAAGACCGCAAAGTAGCATTGCAGGGACTGAAAAGGAAACGTTATTCTCTACCCGTTGAAGAGCACACCACCGCAGCCTGGGCAAATATCGAAAGACAAAAACCCGAATCGGGAGTCCATATCCCCAGTGAATTCCATGTGGTGGAAGGCCGCGAATGGGTGGAGGAGAACAAAAAATGA